From one Lysinibacillus sp. G4S2 genomic stretch:
- a CDS encoding terminase family protein yields the protein MTTKSTKLEKVLSEFPLFAKNFIFITDNENQVIKFEINEAQQEIENLMLNNRFVVIGKARQAGISTFVLARALWRALTKPNENILIVSYKGDSAKALFEKLKQMNDTVPRDKFPHVFPKVRRDNRSELLFANGSRISSVTAGNKDIGRGSTYTYVHLSEFAFYASQETQLLSVEQSLAKGAESQLTIETTSNGTSNHFYRLYMQALKGKSKYVSYFVPFYHKLYKKQFAHDYDEAERWYKATNGGKRLASDDLEEDEEVLHNAGATLRQLMWRRWKIQDMENEQQFMQEYPSNPLESFISTGKSVFDQNKVLTRLSYAIEPLSKNEVLSEVPESVRKYIGKGLDLFELPERSKKYYFGVDTASGSGNDYSTITVFDSEGQQIMSFYHNKIAVYEFAQVIYDLGIFYNYAFLTVERNSYGLPVIERLRKERGYLNMFKMKTFDERGKKKLQIGFITSEKTKAIMISDMKEQFELGLVNIECKTTLQQMQMFIETNGRLGNKRGNSDLHHDDSVISTALAIQGMKTNKWYV from the coding sequence ATGACAACTAAATCAACAAAACTTGAAAAAGTTCTTAGTGAATTTCCGTTATTCGCCAAGAATTTTATTTTTATTACAGACAACGAGAATCAGGTCATTAAGTTTGAAATAAATGAAGCACAGCAAGAGATTGAAAATCTAATGCTAAATAATCGCTTTGTGGTGATTGGTAAAGCAAGGCAAGCAGGTATTTCAACATTTGTGCTTGCTAGAGCATTGTGGCGAGCATTAACTAAGCCTAATGAAAATATATTGATTGTGTCCTACAAGGGAGACTCAGCGAAAGCATTATTTGAAAAGTTGAAGCAGATGAATGATACTGTTCCAAGAGACAAATTCCCTCATGTGTTTCCGAAGGTACGCAGGGATAACAGGAGTGAGCTATTGTTTGCTAATGGTTCGAGGATTTCAAGTGTCACAGCAGGGAACAAAGATATTGGGCGTGGTTCTACATATACTTATGTTCATCTATCTGAGTTTGCTTTCTATGCTTCACAGGAAACACAATTGCTGTCAGTTGAACAGTCCCTAGCAAAAGGAGCTGAAAGCCAATTAACGATTGAAACAACCTCCAATGGTACAAGTAACCACTTCTACCGCCTCTATATGCAAGCCCTCAAAGGTAAGTCGAAGTATGTTTCTTACTTCGTTCCTTTTTACCACAAGCTATATAAAAAACAATTCGCTCATGACTATGATGAAGCTGAACGTTGGTATAAAGCAACCAATGGTGGCAAGCGACTTGCTTCTGATGATTTAGAAGAAGATGAAGAAGTTCTACATAATGCAGGTGCAACTTTAAGGCAACTTATGTGGCGCAGGTGGAAGATTCAAGACATGGAGAATGAACAGCAGTTTATGCAAGAGTACCCCTCAAATCCATTAGAATCCTTTATTTCTACAGGGAAAAGTGTATTCGATCAAAATAAGGTATTAACTAGGCTTTCTTATGCGATTGAGCCATTATCTAAAAATGAAGTGCTGTCAGAAGTACCTGAGAGCGTTCGAAAATACATCGGTAAGGGCTTAGACCTTTTCGAATTGCCTGAGCGTTCGAAAAAATATTACTTCGGTGTCGATACAGCCAGTGGCTCAGGGAATGACTATTCTACAATCACAGTCTTTGATTCAGAAGGGCAACAAATAATGAGCTTCTACCATAATAAAATAGCAGTGTATGAATTTGCTCAAGTCATTTATGACTTGGGTATTTTTTATAACTATGCCTTTTTAACAGTGGAACGCAACTCATATGGTTTACCTGTCATTGAACGCTTACGCAAAGAGCGTGGCTATCTCAATATGTTTAAGATGAAAACTTTTGATGAACGAGGAAAGAAGAAGTTGCAAATAGGCTTTATCACTTCTGAGAAAACAAAGGCGATTATGATAAGCGATATGAAAGAGCAGTTTGAGCTAGGGCTTGTGAATATCGAGTGTAAGACTACCTTACAACAGATGCAAATGTTTATTGAAACAAATGGTCGCTTAGGGAACAAGCGAGGGAATAGTGACTTGCATCATGACGATAGCGTTATTTCAACAGCATTAGCGATTCAAGGAATGAAAACAAATAAATGGTATGTATAA
- a CDS encoding helix-turn-helix transcriptional regulator encodes MTQIELFLMRRQKRIKLSDIAKHIGCSIALLSRYENNKVAMEANKVKKYKEYILNN; translated from the coding sequence ATGACACAAATAGAGCTATTTTTAATGCGTAGACAAAAGCGAATTAAGCTTTCTGATATTGCTAAACATATTGGTTGTTCAATTGCTTTGCTATCACGCTATGAGAATAATAAAGTGGCAATGGAAGCAAACAAAGTAAAAAAGTACAAAGAGTATATCTTGAACAACTAA
- a CDS encoding tyrosine-type recombinase/integrase: MLHCDAKHLSPKTMKSYEQTLTLFRNYMVQEFKIEDAGKVKSSHVRQYIKYLRERGKYTVSSSDKVLNNNYPERREDYQKPMSDTTIANYTRNMKVFYNFLKTEREITVNPMETVEQVKPKRKQKKLLSPEEIKLMLGAYNLTKFHEYRTWIQLRLILDTGLRATECCSLMPDDIDFKTKSILVKNTKNGHERYVFFGQKMAVDLRRWMQHRDRYSDSPYLFPTSRGTRLDVNNFESTVRRKGLSVGLSIHPHLLRNNFAKYYLIEGNGDFATLSRILGHSSVETTMKAYLDFTDKEIGKKYQRHSPLNNLDI, translated from the coding sequence ATGTTGCATTGTGACGCTAAACATCTTTCACCAAAAACCATGAAAAGTTATGAACAGACATTAACGCTATTCAGAAATTACATGGTGCAAGAGTTCAAAATTGAGGATGCAGGGAAAGTGAAATCATCTCATGTTCGACAATACATCAAATACTTGAGAGAGCGTGGAAAGTACACTGTTTCTTCTTCTGACAAGGTTTTAAACAATAACTATCCTGAACGTAGGGAAGACTATCAAAAGCCTATGTCAGATACAACAATAGCCAATTATACAAGGAATATGAAAGTATTCTATAACTTTTTGAAAACTGAACGAGAAATAACGGTAAATCCAATGGAAACAGTAGAACAGGTTAAGCCAAAGCGTAAGCAGAAAAAACTGCTTTCCCCTGAGGAAATTAAATTAATGCTAGGGGCTTACAATCTTACAAAATTCCATGAGTACAGGACATGGATTCAATTAAGATTAATTTTGGATACAGGGCTTAGGGCTACTGAGTGTTGTTCCTTAATGCCTGATGATATTGATTTCAAAACGAAATCTATTCTTGTCAAAAACACAAAGAATGGACATGAACGTTATGTATTTTTTGGACAAAAAATGGCAGTCGATTTAAGACGTTGGATGCAACATCGAGACAGATATTCAGATTCACCATACTTATTTCCCACAAGCAGAGGAACAAGGTTAGATGTAAATAATTTTGAATCCACAGTGAGAAGGAAGGGTCTAAGTGTTGGTTTATCTATTCATCCACATCTACTACGAAATAACTTTGCAAAATATTATCTCATTGAAGGAAATGGAGATTTTGCAACGTTGAGTAGGATTTTAGGTCATTCAAGTGTGGAAACGACAATGAAAGCCTACTTAGACTTTACTGATAAAGAGATAGGTAAAAAATATCAACGGCACAGTCCACTAAATAATTTAGACATTTAG
- a CDS encoding DUF5309 family protein: protein MFKSQSFTELERISLANEIAVIGVQATPFTSLLMSKGNIEKALSTVYTWREKSLSNDEDISAVEGADTTVFYESARAELSNILEIFKKGVQVSGTAEAMQSTQFSAEVADRLLELKVNMEKKFINGLKADGSKAPFKRQLSGLIEMADATNAVTAQIDENAIKQVMRNLWNQDLAEGQVYAFVNADIKEKIDAIYKDNYSYNHVTTSFGLLVDEINTNYGSVKFVLSKHVPADKVVFFNDAYVDLAYLREPHFEPLAKTGDSVKGQVVAEATLKVGSKKAVAVLTQG from the coding sequence ATGTTTAAATCACAGTCATTTACAGAATTAGAACGCATTTCATTAGCTAATGAAATTGCAGTAATTGGGGTTCAAGCTACACCATTTACATCATTATTAATGTCTAAAGGAAATATCGAAAAGGCATTAAGCACAGTCTACACGTGGAGAGAAAAATCACTTTCAAATGATGAAGATATTTCAGCGGTAGAAGGAGCAGACACAACGGTATTTTATGAATCTGCTAGGGCAGAATTAAGTAATATCCTTGAGATTTTTAAAAAGGGTGTTCAAGTGAGTGGAACAGCAGAAGCAATGCAATCAACTCAGTTCTCAGCAGAGGTTGCAGACCGCCTGTTAGAACTTAAAGTAAATATGGAAAAGAAATTCATCAATGGTCTTAAAGCAGATGGTTCAAAAGCACCTTTCAAGCGTCAATTATCAGGTCTAATTGAAATGGCTGACGCTACTAATGCGGTAACAGCTCAAATTGATGAAAATGCAATTAAACAAGTTATGCGTAACCTTTGGAATCAGGACTTAGCAGAAGGTCAAGTATATGCCTTTGTGAACGCTGATATTAAAGAGAAGATTGACGCTATCTATAAGGACAACTATTCATACAACCATGTGACAACATCATTTGGCTTATTAGTAGATGAAATCAATACTAACTATGGTTCAGTTAAATTTGTTTTGTCTAAACATGTGCCAGCGGATAAAGTGGTGTTTTTCAATGATGCTTATGTTGATTTAGCATACTTGCGTGAGCCACACTTTGAGCCACTTGCAAAAACAGGTGATTCAGTGAAGGGTCAAGTGGTTGCAGAAGCAACATTAAAGGTTGGTTCAAAGAAAGCAGTTGCAGTTTTAACACAGGGTTAA